One region of Chitinophaga varians genomic DNA includes:
- a CDS encoding basic secretory protein-like protein — MKTIRLLILSTGLFIHACAHDNSTPAPEAITIAVTTDSITRGDYTLVFINQSPAFDKQVKERMINTFFTVYPVLANAYNPNTLQKVTFVIDPGYTGVAATSGGRVVYNPEWFRQHPGDIDVVTHEVMHIVQAYPGGAGPGWLTEGIADYVRYRYGLDNAGAGWAMPDYNPSQRYDNSYRITARFLVWLEKNVNDKLVKTLDASMRGKTYSAGIWQAQTGKTLDDLWLDYASRPTL, encoded by the coding sequence ATGAAAACGATCCGATTACTGATACTCAGCACTGGCCTGTTCATCCATGCATGTGCCCACGACAACAGCACCCCGGCACCGGAAGCCATAACGATAGCCGTCACCACCGATTCCATCACCCGTGGCGACTATACGCTGGTGTTCATCAACCAGTCGCCGGCTTTCGACAAACAGGTAAAAGAAAGGATGATCAATACTTTCTTCACCGTGTATCCTGTGCTGGCCAATGCCTACAACCCTAACACGCTGCAGAAGGTCACTTTCGTGATAGACCCAGGTTATACCGGCGTGGCCGCCACCAGTGGCGGCCGCGTGGTCTATAATCCCGAATGGTTCCGGCAGCACCCCGGCGACATCGACGTGGTGACACATGAAGTCATGCATATCGTACAGGCGTACCCGGGAGGAGCCGGCCCCGGCTGGCTCACTGAAGGCATCGCAGACTATGTGCGTTACCGTTATGGCCTCGACAATGCCGGCGCAGGCTGGGCCATGCCCGACTACAACCCGTCACAACGGTACGACAACAGCTACCGCATTACCGCGCGTTTCCTCGTATGGCTCGAAAAAAATGTCAACGATAAACTGGTTAAAACACTGGACGCAAGCATGCGGGGCAAAACCTATTCCGCCGGCATCTGGCAAGCCCAGACAGGCAAAACATTAGATGACCTGTGGCTGGACTACGCCAGCCGGCCAACTTTATAA